A part of Aegilops tauschii subsp. strangulata cultivar AL8/78 chromosome 2, Aet v6.0, whole genome shotgun sequence genomic DNA contains:
- the LOC141040716 gene encoding uncharacterized protein, with the protein MASTHAAASLPSNPFDGPAPPPVEVVRDLDIFARVPVILDYATSTYYAWKTYFSLVFREYHLIDHVDGSVDSDLMFADDDWLTIDATITRWLYQTISKDIFHTIVCDTDDAQTVWAKLNGLFLDNALQCRVFFQQEFFGCHQLDSSIDNYCVRLKKLADEFCDLEERVSDELLLSTLTAGLNEEFSNAPPTSRSFRTQPFLGLLPIFGWRRGG; encoded by the coding sequence ATGGCCTCTACCCACGCCGCCGCGTCCCTCCCCTCCAACCCCTTCGACGGTCCGGCTCCTCCCCCTGTGGAAGTCGTTCGCGATCTCGACATCTTCGCCCGCGTGCCCGTCATCCTCGACTACGCCACCTCCACCTACTACGCCTGGAAGACTTACTTCTCCCTCGTCTTCCGCGAGTACCACCTCATCGATCACGTTGATGGCTCCGTCGACTCCGACCTCATGTTCGCGGACGACGACTGGCTGACTATCGATGCCACCATCACCCGCTGGTTGTACCAAACCATCTCCAAGGACATCTTCCACACCATCGTTTGCGACACTGATGACGCGCAGACGGTGTGGGCGAAGCTGAACGGGCTCTTCCTCGACAACGCCCTCCAGTGCCGCGTGTTTTTTCAGCAAGAATTTTTTGGCTGCCATCAACTTGACTCGTCTATCGACAATTATTGTGTGCGCCTTAAGAAACTTGCTGACGAGTTTTGCGACCTCGAGGAGCGGGTCTCCGACGAGCTTCTCCTTAGCACGCTCACCGCTGGCCTGAACGAAGAGTTCAGCAACGCGCCTCCAACCTCACGTTCCTTCCGGACCCAACCTTTCCTTGGGTTGTTGCCTATCTTCGGTTGGAGGAGAGGAGGATGA